One window of Amaranthus tricolor cultivar Red isolate AtriRed21 chromosome 13, ASM2621246v1, whole genome shotgun sequence genomic DNA carries:
- the LOC130798318 gene encoding transcription factor MYB1R1-like — protein MDREDSMVVNGGGEFMLFGVRVVVDSMRKSVSLNNLSQYEHRLDSSSSTNDVVPSDAPVANAGYASADEAVVNRSSTTASASRERKRGVPWTEEEHKLFLLGLQTVGKGDWRGISRNFVKTRTPTQVASHAQKYFIRQSNINRRSRRRSSLFDITTDLVAVNQTDDQRIRKETNGGSQAIPLQQQQQQSPKSENSSVIFSVQQQESIRFSSPSPPIYSYNRQQVVDYKMKMIETAATSSNSSSKSMADFDLNLSLSLSSSPDRANSRHSAFQVTQRFSNVGDSIISVA, from the exons ATGGATAGGGAAGATTCGATGGTTGTTAATGGTGGCGGAGAGTTTATGCTGTTTGGTGTTCGTGTTGTCGTTGATTCTATGAGGAAAAGTGTTTCCCTCAACAATCTTTCTCAGTATGAACACCGTCTcgattcttcttcttcaacgaACGACGTCGTTCCTTCCGATGCTCCTGTTGCAAATGCCGGTTATGCATCTGCTGATGAGGCGGTGGTCAATCGTTCTTCCACCACTGCTTCTGCTAGTCGTGAACGCAAACGAG GGGTTCCATGGACGGAGGAAGAACATAAGTTGTTTTTGCTTGGATTGCAGACCGTTGGAAAAGGCGATTGGAGAGGAATTTCTAGAAACTTCGTGAAAACAAGAACGCCAACACAAGTTGCAAGTCACGCTCAGAAGTATTTCATTCGACAGAGTAATATTAATCGTCGAAGTCGTCGTAGATCTAGCCTCTTCGATATCACTACTGATTTG GTTGCTGTAAATCAAACGGATGATCAACGAATCAGGAAGGAAACCAATGGAGGTTCTCAAGCAATACCTTTacaacaacagcaacaacaatCACCGAAATCGGAGAACTCAAGTGTCATATTCTCTGTTCAACAACAAGAATCAATCAGATTTTCATCGCCTTCACCTCCGATCTATTCATATAATCGTCAACAAGTGGTTGATTACAAAATGAAGATGATCGAGACTGCGGCAACAAGTAGTAACAGCAGCAGTAAATCAATGGCGGATTTCGATCTTAATCTTTCTCTCTCCCTGTCTTCTTCTCCAGATCGTGCAAATTCAAGGCATTCAGCTTTTCAGGTTACCCAAAGGTTCAGCAATGTTGGGGATAGTATTATAAGTGTGGCTTAA